In Kitasatospora gansuensis, a genomic segment contains:
- a CDS encoding aldo/keto reductase has product MEKRHLGRTGLRVSRLGLGTMTWGRDTDEHDAAEQLKTFVDAGGTLLDTADVYADGGAEYLISRLTDSLIPRSELVIATKAGSVPDSDRRFDTSRGSLLSALDASLRRLGTDYVDLWQVHAFDPATPDEETLYALDLAVASGRARYVGVSNYSGWQLAKAAAWQRAHPGRVPLAGTQMEYSLLQRGIEREVVPAALDAGVGLIASSPLGRGVLTGKYRHAVPPESRGASPYLSGFVQPYLGDRSRRIVDALATAADGLASSPLAVALSWVRDRPGVASALIGARTAGQLRSALSVETLTLPDEIRGALDDVSAPVHRYPDQGWTEL; this is encoded by the coding sequence ATGGAGAAGCGTCACCTGGGACGGACCGGGCTGCGGGTCTCCAGACTCGGCCTCGGCACCATGACCTGGGGACGGGACACCGACGAGCACGACGCCGCCGAACAGCTCAAGACCTTCGTCGACGCGGGCGGCACCCTGCTGGACACCGCCGACGTCTACGCCGACGGTGGCGCGGAGTACCTGATCTCCCGGCTGACGGACAGTCTGATCCCCCGCTCCGAACTGGTCATCGCCACCAAGGCGGGCAGCGTCCCGGACTCCGACCGCCGCTTCGACACCTCGCGTGGCAGCCTGCTCTCCGCCCTGGACGCCTCGCTGCGTCGGCTCGGCACCGACTACGTGGACCTCTGGCAGGTGCACGCCTTCGACCCGGCCACCCCCGACGAGGAGACCCTGTACGCGCTCGACCTGGCGGTGGCCAGCGGCCGGGCCCGGTACGTCGGCGTCTCCAACTACTCGGGCTGGCAGCTCGCCAAGGCCGCCGCCTGGCAGCGCGCCCACCCCGGGCGGGTGCCGCTGGCCGGGACGCAGATGGAGTACTCGCTGCTCCAGCGCGGCATCGAACGCGAGGTGGTGCCCGCCGCCCTCGACGCCGGGGTCGGCCTGATCGCCTCCTCGCCGCTCGGCCGGGGCGTGCTCACCGGCAAGTACCGGCACGCCGTACCGCCCGAGTCGCGCGGCGCCTCGCCGTACCTCTCCGGCTTCGTGCAGCCGTACCTCGGCGACCGGTCCCGGCGGATCGTGGACGCCCTCGCCACCGCCGCCGACGGACTGGCCAGCAGCCCGCTCGCGGTCGCGCTGTCCTGGGTACGGGACCGGCCCGGGGTGGCGAGCGCGCTGATCGGGGCCCGGACGGCCGGTCAGCTGCGGTCGGCGCTGTCGGTGGAGACGCTTACGCTTCCGGATGAGATCCGCGGTGCGCTGGACGACGTTTCGGCCCCGGTGCACCGCTACCCGGACCAAGGCTGGACGGAGCTGTAG
- a CDS encoding helix-hairpin-helix domain-containing protein codes for MGDVEEVQNVAEGAPEVVTPAQDAAEQAPEVVTPTQQPDAVAALAEAIRTAGAAAPAAAAVDGQREQALRDTAEVLTAGGAPAEFAGAAVALLGDGAAAALREDPWAVLALPGVRPDQADGFARGLLGAEAGPGDPRRAQALVPWVLEQAALRGHSAMEIGEVAAGLEKLGLPDAAAALQEVVVDGRVMAFQEELPGHRPSDDEEDEPPMRTLLALERLALAEESLADGLVRVMSTFVPGTDDEAETSEAEASEGEASEAGASESDESGHPAQPGPAAWEAAAVAAPSSSATALVRAVAESAVVLHTGGEAARAEPAALLSAARGLGLRAWAVTWTAEGRDSLRAATDASEVAVLAELLAGAAGPGRAPDGSLALDLLIVLDAPLLDVELAATLLEALADGTRLVLSGDPGQLWSAGAGRFFADLLAAKVCPAVASRTPDFGPIGELVSGIGVGELQPVEAPDKEVVILTAKDGAEAVHRAVQLLTDSIPRALGIPAEQVVLLTPGHGGGAGTRALNAAAKARLNPGPGRFGGFDPGDRVVHSPAPGVVRLGRVLDGDAAGLHLELTDGSRLTLSPAQAAGLRHGWALTGHQAVGRRWPGVVAVLPEDAAAGLTRQWVYTAFGRAERHLSVVHAAGQALPQAVAERTAQPRTTRLRAILAEQAEQAY; via the coding sequence ATGGGCGACGTGGAGGAAGTACAGAACGTGGCCGAGGGCGCTCCGGAGGTCGTGACTCCGGCTCAGGACGCGGCGGAGCAGGCCCCCGAGGTCGTGACTCCGACTCAACAGCCGGACGCGGTGGCCGCGTTGGCCGAGGCGATCCGTACGGCCGGTGCCGCCGCCCCCGCCGCGGCCGCCGTGGACGGGCAGCGCGAGCAGGCGCTGCGCGACACCGCCGAGGTGCTCACCGCCGGTGGTGCGCCGGCCGAGTTCGCCGGTGCCGCGGTGGCCCTGCTCGGTGACGGCGCCGCCGCCGCCCTCCGCGAGGACCCGTGGGCCGTGCTGGCGCTGCCCGGTGTCCGGCCCGACCAGGCGGACGGCTTCGCCCGGGGCCTGCTCGGCGCCGAGGCCGGGCCCGGCGACCCGCGGCGGGCGCAGGCCCTGGTGCCGTGGGTGCTGGAGCAGGCCGCGCTGCGCGGGCACTCCGCGATGGAGATCGGCGAGGTGGCGGCCGGGCTGGAGAAGCTCGGGCTGCCGGACGCCGCCGCCGCGCTCCAGGAGGTCGTGGTGGACGGCCGGGTGATGGCCTTTCAGGAGGAGCTCCCCGGCCACCGCCCCTCGGACGACGAGGAGGACGAGCCCCCGATGCGGACGCTGCTCGCCCTCGAACGGCTGGCGCTGGCGGAGGAGAGCCTCGCCGACGGCCTGGTCCGGGTGATGTCCACCTTCGTCCCGGGCACGGACGACGAGGCCGAGACCTCAGAGGCTGAGGCTTCTGAAGGCGAGGCTTCCGAGGCTGGGGCTTCCGAAAGCGACGAGAGCGGCCACCCCGCCCAGCCCGGCCCGGCCGCCTGGGAGGCGGCCGCCGTCGCTGCGCCGTCCTCCTCCGCGACCGCGCTGGTCCGGGCGGTGGCCGAGAGTGCCGTGGTGCTGCACACCGGCGGCGAGGCCGCCCGCGCGGAGCCCGCCGCGCTGCTCAGCGCCGCCCGGGGGCTCGGGCTGCGCGCCTGGGCCGTGACCTGGACGGCGGAGGGCCGGGACAGCCTCCGGGCCGCCACCGACGCCTCCGAAGTGGCCGTCCTGGCCGAGCTGTTGGCCGGTGCGGCCGGTCCAGGCCGGGCCCCCGACGGCTCGCTCGCGCTCGACCTGCTGATCGTGCTGGACGCCCCGCTGCTCGACGTCGAGCTCGCCGCCACCCTGCTGGAGGCGCTCGCCGACGGCACCCGGCTGGTGCTCAGCGGCGACCCGGGGCAGCTCTGGTCCGCCGGGGCGGGCCGGTTCTTCGCCGACCTGCTGGCGGCCAAGGTCTGCCCCGCCGTGGCGTCCCGGACGCCCGACTTCGGCCCGATCGGCGAGCTGGTCTCCGGCATCGGGGTCGGCGAGCTGCAGCCGGTCGAGGCGCCGGACAAGGAGGTGGTGATCCTCACCGCCAAGGACGGCGCCGAGGCGGTGCACCGCGCGGTGCAGCTGCTCACCGACTCCATCCCGCGCGCGCTCGGCATCCCCGCCGAGCAGGTGGTCCTGCTGACGCCCGGGCACGGCGGTGGTGCGGGCACCAGGGCGCTGAACGCGGCGGCCAAGGCCCGGCTCAACCCCGGCCCCGGCCGGTTCGGCGGCTTCGACCCGGGCGACCGGGTGGTGCACTCCCCCGCCCCCGGCGTGGTCCGGCTCGGCCGGGTGCTGGACGGCGACGCCGCCGGGCTGCACCTGGAGCTGACCGACGGCTCCCGGCTCACCCTCTCCCCCGCCCAGGCCGCCGGGCTGCGGCACGGCTGGGCGCTGACCGGCCATCAGGCGGTCGGCCGGCGCTGGCCCGGCGTGGTCGCCGTGCTGCCGGAGGACGCGGCCGCCGGGCTGACCAGGCAGTGGGTGTACACCGCCTTCGGCCGGGCCGAGCGTCACCTGTCGGTGGTGCACGCGGCAGGTCAGGCGCTGCCGCAGGCGGTCGCCGAGCGCACCGCACAGCCGCGCACCACCCGACTCCGGGCCATCCTGGCGGAGCAGGCCGAGCAGGCGTACTGA
- a CDS encoding DUF5703 family protein gives MTPPKLVRQPEYEYQSLSIPRGTSRNAARQLLTEHAEYGHWELDRLKLFPDGRRTVLLRRRIIRQVRSW, from the coding sequence TTGACCCCACCCAAGCTGGTTCGGCAGCCGGAGTACGAGTACCAGTCGCTCAGCATCCCGCGCGGCACCAGCCGCAACGCGGCCCGGCAGCTGCTCACCGAGCACGCCGAGTACGGGCACTGGGAGCTGGACAGGCTCAAGCTCTTCCCGGACGGCCGTCGGACGGTCCTGCTGCGCCGCCGCATCATCCGGCAGGTCCGCAGCTGGTGA
- a CDS encoding chaplin family protein, giving the protein MRQVAKRGILTAVATGSVLASASGYAYASSDAQGAVANSPGVGSGNNIQAPVDIPVNACGNTVSVVGLLNPAMGNDCANSSGPGKGAETRGAEAHGSAGNSPGVASGNNIHAPVSVPINACGNSVNVVGVGNPAFGNDCGNVATPPPPAQDEDCHPGTHNPPPPASTQPPGTTPPASEGTGSGHGAGRGGLPGADEIGTPAAAVAPASYTETPPPAPAPVAPAAASRAQLAQTGSEGLQLITAAGAALLIGGGVLYRRSRVGV; this is encoded by the coding sequence ATGCGTCAGGTCGCAAAGAGGGGCATCCTCACCGCAGTCGCCACCGGCAGCGTGCTGGCCTCGGCGTCGGGCTACGCCTACGCGAGCTCGGACGCGCAGGGTGCGGTCGCCAACTCGCCCGGCGTCGGGTCCGGCAACAACATCCAGGCGCCGGTGGACATCCCCGTCAACGCCTGCGGCAACACGGTGAGTGTGGTCGGCCTGCTCAACCCCGCGATGGGCAACGACTGCGCCAACAGTTCGGGCCCGGGGAAGGGCGCCGAGACCCGGGGTGCCGAGGCCCACGGCAGTGCCGGCAACTCGCCGGGCGTGGCGTCCGGCAACAACATCCACGCCCCGGTCTCGGTGCCGATCAACGCCTGCGGCAACTCGGTCAACGTGGTCGGCGTCGGCAACCCCGCCTTCGGGAACGACTGCGGCAACGTCGCCACCCCGCCGCCGCCCGCCCAGGACGAGGACTGCCACCCCGGCACGCACAACCCGCCGCCGCCCGCGAGCACCCAGCCGCCCGGCACCACCCCGCCGGCGAGCGAGGGCACCGGCTCCGGTCACGGCGCGGGCCGAGGCGGCCTGCCCGGTGCGGACGAGATCGGCACCCCGGCGGCGGCCGTGGCCCCCGCCTCGTACACCGAGACCCCGCCGCCCGCCCCGGCCCCGGTGGCACCCGCCGCGGCGAGCCGGGCCCAGCTGGCGCAGACCGGCTCGGAGGGGCTGCAGCTGATCACCGCGGCCGGCGCGGCCCTGCTGATCGGCGGCGGCGTGCTGTACCGCCGCTCCCGGGTCGGCGTCTGA
- a CDS encoding chaplin has protein sequence MKVKKIVAVAAATGGLVLAGAGAAAAHGGAAANGFATNSPGVLSGNNVQVPVHVPVNLCGNTVSVIGLLNPAFGNNCANF, from the coding sequence ATGAAGGTCAAGAAGATCGTCGCTGTCGCCGCCGCCACCGGTGGTCTGGTGCTCGCGGGTGCGGGTGCCGCGGCCGCCCACGGTGGCGCGGCCGCGAACGGTTTCGCGACCAACTCGCCCGGCGTGCTGTCCGGTAACAACGTGCAGGTTCCGGTGCACGTGCCGGTGAACCTCTGCGGCAACACCGTCAGCGTGATCGGCCTGCTGAACCCGGCGTTCGGCAACAACTGCGCCAACTTCTGA
- a CDS encoding M20/M25/M40 family metallo-hydrolase — MTVSEAKVTAESEVAEICRDLIRIDTSNYGDGSGPGERKAAEYVAEQLAEFGLEPKIYESAKGRASTVVRIEGEDRSRPGLLIHGHTDVVPANAADWTYDPFGGEIADGCVWGRGAVDMKDMDAMTLAVVRDRLRTGRKPPRDLVLAFVADEEAGGTYGARYLVDKHPELFEGVTEGIGEVGGFSFTVNDQVRLYLVETAQKGMHWMRLTVEGRAGHGSMANDDNAITELCEAVARLGKHTFPLRITKTVQAFLNELSDALGVKLDPNDMDETLRVLGGIAKMIGTTLRNTAQPTMLGAGYKVNVIPGQATAHVDGRFLPGHEEEFLAELDSVLGPRVKRESLHYDKALETDFDGALVEAMQSALQAEDPIARAVPYCLSGGTDAKSFQDLGIRCFGFAPLQLPPELDFAGMFHGVDERVPVDGLKFGVRVLDRFIDAC, encoded by the coding sequence GTGACCGTGAGCGAGGCGAAGGTGACGGCTGAGTCGGAGGTCGCCGAGATCTGTCGGGACCTGATCCGGATCGACACCAGTAACTACGGTGACGGGTCGGGTCCGGGGGAGCGCAAGGCGGCGGAGTACGTCGCGGAGCAGCTGGCGGAGTTCGGGCTGGAGCCGAAGATCTACGAGTCGGCCAAGGGCCGGGCCTCGACCGTGGTGCGGATCGAGGGCGAGGACCGTTCGCGGCCCGGGCTGCTGATCCACGGCCACACCGATGTGGTGCCGGCCAACGCGGCGGACTGGACGTACGACCCGTTCGGCGGCGAGATCGCGGACGGTTGTGTCTGGGGCCGCGGCGCGGTGGACATGAAGGACATGGACGCGATGACGCTGGCCGTCGTCCGCGACCGGCTGCGGACCGGGCGGAAGCCCCCGCGTGACCTGGTGCTGGCCTTCGTCGCGGACGAGGAGGCGGGCGGCACGTACGGTGCCCGCTACCTGGTGGACAAGCACCCGGAGCTGTTCGAGGGCGTCACCGAGGGGATCGGCGAGGTCGGCGGCTTCTCCTTCACCGTCAACGACCAGGTGCGGCTGTACCTGGTGGAGACGGCACAGAAGGGCATGCACTGGATGCGGCTCACCGTCGAGGGCCGGGCCGGCCACGGCTCGATGGCGAACGACGACAACGCGATCACCGAGCTGTGCGAGGCGGTGGCCCGGCTGGGGAAGCACACCTTCCCGCTCCGGATCACCAAGACGGTGCAGGCGTTCCTGAATGAGCTGTCGGACGCGCTGGGCGTGAAGCTCGACCCGAACGACATGGACGAGACGCTCCGGGTGCTCGGCGGCATCGCCAAGATGATCGGCACCACGCTGCGCAACACCGCCCAGCCGACCATGCTCGGCGCCGGCTACAAGGTGAACGTGATCCCCGGCCAGGCCACCGCGCACGTGGACGGCCGCTTCCTGCCCGGCCACGAGGAGGAGTTCCTGGCCGAGCTGGACAGTGTGCTCGGGCCCCGGGTGAAGCGGGAGAGCCTGCACTACGACAAGGCGCTGGAGACCGACTTCGACGGTGCGCTGGTGGAGGCGATGCAGTCGGCCCTGCAGGCCGAGGACCCGATCGCCCGGGCGGTGCCGTACTGCCTGTCCGGCGGCACGGACGCGAAGTCCTTCCAGGACCTGGGCATCCGGTGCTTCGGCTTCGCGCCGCTGCAGCTCCCGCCGGAGCTGGACTTCGCCGGGATGTTCCACGGCGTGGACGAGCGGGTGCCGGTGGACGGCCTGAAGTTCGGCGTGCGCGTGCTGGACCGGTTCATCGACGCCTGCTGA
- a CDS encoding LacI family DNA-binding transcriptional regulator yields MSDVAAAAGVSTATVSMVLSGAGSDRISPQTQARVREAAKAAGYAPNSVARSLRTQRTRTIGLISDTIATTPFAGRMLAGANDVARDHGHLVILVNTDDDAEQERKAILALVGQQVDAMLYARMWHRAVDAPAGLPAGTVFLDCRPTEGGWPAVVPDDRQGGASATRELVAAGHRRIAYVDAPNPDEVVASELRHQGYLEVLAESGITPDPALHVRAATDAAGGRAAVEELLDLPTSRRPTAIFCFNDRMAMGAYTAAHRRGLAIPDDLSIVGYDDQQLIASELDPPLTTVALPHYEMGRWAMEVALGLRESDRDNPLLMNCPIIRRDSVGPPPITAGN; encoded by the coding sequence ATGTCCGATGTCGCGGCCGCCGCCGGCGTCTCGACCGCCACCGTCTCCATGGTGCTCAGCGGTGCGGGCAGCGACCGCATCTCGCCGCAGACGCAGGCCCGGGTCCGCGAGGCGGCCAAGGCGGCCGGGTACGCGCCGAACTCCGTGGCGCGCAGCCTGCGGACTCAGCGGACCCGGACGATCGGGCTGATCTCCGACACCATCGCCACCACCCCCTTCGCCGGGCGGATGCTGGCGGGCGCCAACGACGTCGCCCGGGATCACGGGCACCTGGTCATCCTGGTGAACACCGACGACGACGCGGAGCAGGAGCGGAAGGCGATCCTCGCCCTGGTCGGCCAGCAGGTCGACGCCATGCTCTATGCCCGGATGTGGCACCGCGCGGTGGACGCGCCGGCCGGCCTCCCGGCGGGCACCGTCTTCCTGGACTGCCGTCCGACGGAAGGCGGTTGGCCGGCGGTGGTACCGGACGACCGGCAAGGCGGGGCGTCGGCGACACGTGAGCTGGTGGCCGCGGGTCACCGCCGGATCGCCTACGTCGATGCTCCCAACCCTGACGAGGTCGTCGCCTCGGAGCTTCGCCACCAGGGCTATCTGGAGGTGCTCGCCGAGTCGGGCATCACCCCCGATCCGGCCCTGCACGTGCGCGCGGCAACCGACGCCGCGGGCGGGCGCGCGGCCGTCGAGGAACTGCTGGACCTGCCGACGTCGCGGCGTCCGACCGCGATCTTCTGCTTCAACGACCGTATGGCGATGGGCGCTTACACCGCTGCCCACCGTCGCGGCCTGGCGATCCCCGACGACCTGTCGATCGTCGGCTACGACGACCAGCAGCTGATCGCCTCGGAACTGGATCCGCCGCTCACCACGGTCGCACTACCCCACTACGAGATGGGCCGCTGGGCCATGGAGGTCGCCCTGGGGCTGCGGGAGTCCGACCGGGACAACCCGCT